A genomic segment from Saimiri boliviensis isolate mSaiBol1 chromosome 14, mSaiBol1.pri, whole genome shotgun sequence encodes:
- the LOC101031909 gene encoding LOW QUALITY PROTEIN: olfactory receptor 2T7 (The sequence of the model RefSeq protein was modified relative to this genomic sequence to represent the inferred CDS: deleted 2 bases in 1 codon) — MATLSSWVCSATPVSPGFFALILLVFVTSIASNMVMIVLIHTDSCLHTPMYFLLSQLSLMDILYISTIVPKILVDQVMSQRAISFAGCTAQHFLYLTLAGAEFFLLGFMSYDRYVAICNPLRYPVLMSRKICWLIVVAAWLGGSIDGFLLTPVTMQFPFCASREINHFFCEVPALLKLSCMDTSAYETAMYVCCIMMLLIPFSVISASYTKILITVYRMSEAEGRRKAVATCSSHMVVVSLFYGAAMYTYVLPHSYHTPEQDKAVSAFYTIVTPMLNPLIYSFRNKDVTGVLQKVVGRCVSSGKVTTF; from the exons ATGGCGACTTTATCCTCTTGGGTTTGTTCAGCAACACCCGTTTCCCCTGGCTTC TTTGCCCTCATTCTCCTGGTCTTTGTGACCTCCATAGCCAGCAACATGGTCATGATCGTTCTCATCCACACGGACTCCTGCCTCCACACCCCCATGTACTTCCTGCTCAGCCAGCTCTCCCTCATGGACATCCTGTACATTTCCACCATCGTGCCCAAAATTCTGGTTGACCAGGTGATGAGCCAGCGAGCCATTTCCTTTGCAGGGTGCACTGCCCAACACTTCCTCTACCTGACCTTAGCAGGGGCTGAGTTCTTCCTCCTAGGATTCATGTCCTATGATCGCTATGTAGCCATCTGCAACCCTCTGCGCTATCCCGTCCTCATGAGCCGCAAGATCTGCTGGCTGATTGTGGTGGCAGCCTGGCTGGGAGGGTCTATCGATGGCTTCTTGCTCACCCCAGTCACCATGCAGTTCCCCTTCTGTGCTTCTCGGGAAATCAACCATTTCTTCTGTGAGGTCCCTGCCCTTCTGAAGCTCTCCTGCATGGACACATCAGCCTACGAGACAGCCATGTATGTCTGCTGCATCATGATGCTCCTCATCCCTTTCTCTGTCATCTCAGCCTCTTACACAAAAATTCTCATTACTGTTTATAGGATGAGTGAGGCAGAGGGGAGGCGAAAGGCTGTGGCCACCTGCTCCTCACACATGGTGGTTGTCAGCCTCTTCTATGGAGCCGCCATGTACACATACGTGCTGCCTCACTCCTACCACACCCCTGAGCAGGACAAAGCTGTATCTGCCTTCTACACTATCGTCACTCCAATGCTCAACCCACTCATTTACAGCTTCAGGAACAAGGATGTCACAGGTGTCCTACAGAAGGTTGTGGGCAGATGTGTGTCCTCAGGAAAGGTGACCACTTTCTAA